From Skermanella sp. TT6, a single genomic window includes:
- a CDS encoding ABC transporter ATP-binding protein — translation MTAYLSIEGVGITFNPRKSPVPAVRDVDLKIARGEFVSIIGHSGCGKSTLLNIVAGLLKPTLGGVFLEGKLVDAPGPDRAVVFQNHSLLPWLTVYDNVRLAVDKVFGKTRGAQERHDWTLHNLNLVGMSHATGKHPSEISGGMKQRVGIARALAMEPKVLLMDEPFGALDALNRARLQDALMQIQNTLRNTVIMITHDVDEAVLLSDRIVMMTNGPAATVGEVLDIPLERPRRRLDLADDATYAHCRGEVLRFLYARHRPADADAA, via the coding sequence ATGACCGCATATCTCAGCATCGAAGGCGTCGGCATCACCTTCAACCCCCGGAAGTCGCCGGTTCCCGCCGTGCGCGACGTGGACCTCAAGATCGCCCGGGGCGAGTTCGTCAGCATCATCGGCCATTCCGGCTGCGGCAAGTCCACCCTGCTGAACATCGTCGCGGGCCTGCTGAAGCCGACCCTGGGCGGGGTCTTCCTCGAAGGGAAGCTGGTCGACGCGCCGGGTCCCGACCGGGCGGTGGTGTTCCAGAACCACTCCCTGCTGCCCTGGCTGACCGTCTACGACAATGTCCGGCTGGCCGTGGACAAGGTGTTCGGCAAGACCCGCGGCGCGCAGGAACGGCACGACTGGACCCTGCACAACCTGAACCTGGTCGGCATGTCCCATGCCACGGGCAAGCACCCGTCCGAGATTTCCGGCGGCATGAAGCAGCGCGTCGGCATCGCCCGGGCGCTGGCGATGGAGCCCAAGGTGCTTCTGATGGACGAGCCGTTCGGCGCCCTCGACGCGCTCAACCGCGCCCGGCTCCAGGACGCGCTGATGCAGATCCAGAACACCCTGCGCAACACGGTCATCATGATCACCCACGACGTGGACGAGGCGGTGCTGCTGTCCGACCGCATCGTGATGATGACCAACGGCCCCGCCGCCACCGTCGGCGAAGTGCTGGACATCCCGCTGGAGCGCCCCCGCAGGCGCCTCGACCTGGCCGACGACGCGACCTACGCCCACTGCCGCGGCGAGGTGCTGCGCTTCCTCTATGCCCGGCATCGCCCCGCCGACGCCGATGCCGCCTGA